AATCGACACCTTCCTACCTGTTGCTTAAGCCTGATACACTCCGGATTATCGAACTTATTCAGGATTTTCGTGAACAAAATAAAATCCCTCTTTGTTTTACGCTCGATGCTGGTCCAAACATTCATTTGTTATTTCATGAAAATGTTGAAAAGAAAGTTATGGTGTTATTGAAAGAAATATCAGACCTTTGCAGCAAAATTGAAATACTGAAGGATGGCATTGGACAAGGTCCTCAAACGTTATCAAAATCTTAAAATGGAAAAATCCGAAAGAGAATTTTTTGCGAAAATCCTGCTTTTTGGCGAGTACGGGGTCATTTGTAATTCCATGGGATTAAGCATTCCCTATCTTGAATTCAAAGGAAAACTGACTTTCTTCAATGAAAAATCCGGAGTATCTGCTGAATTTGCCCAAAAATCAAACAAATCCATCCGCCAGTTTTTCAAATACCTTTCAAATCTTGCCGAAAAAAACGAGTTGAAAACAAGACTAAATTTCGAAGAATTCAGCAAAGAACTCGACCGGAATATTTTCTTTGATTCCAACATTCCTCAGGGTTTTGGCATCGGCAGTTCAGGTGCATTGGTTGCCGCCATTTACGACAGATATGCCATCGATAAAATTCCTGCTGAAAAAAAACACACCAAACGTGAATTAAGAAAACTAAAGGATATTTTTGCACAGATGGAATCCTTCTTTCATGGAAAAAGCAGTGGCCTCGACCCAATCAACTGTTACCTGAACAAACCCCTACTGATTGAAAATATTTCAAC
The window above is part of the Sphingobacteriales bacterium genome. Proteins encoded here:
- a CDS encoding mevalonate kinase; translated protein: MEKSEREFFAKILLFGEYGVICNSMGLSIPYLEFKGKLTFFNEKSGVSAEFAQKSNKSIRQFFKYLSNLAEKNELKTRLNFEEFSKELDRNIFFDSNIPQGFGIGSSGALVAAIYDRYAIDKIPAEKKHTKRELRKLKDIFAQMESFFHGKSSGLDPINCYLNKPLLIENISTISEIGLNKIATEEKSGIFLIDTGTVGNTGPLVNYFLEQCKDDKFYSSLQQEMIPANNKCIKSYIKGELYDFYVHVKALSKFLLHHFGPMIPDPFIEVWKKGLETSAYYLKLCGSGGGGYLLGFARDLEYAKEELEKLQVKIIPVAVTSK